The Capsicum annuum cultivar UCD-10X-F1 unplaced genomic scaffold, UCD10Xv1.1 ctg70475, whole genome shotgun sequence genome includes the window TAATAATCTTTAACAAATGTTTTGCCAATCTCTAATAGTTCTCGTCGTCTCAGTACCAAGTACCGGAGCACCATTCACGGGTAATCCATACAACACATCGACATCTTGCAAGGTGATAGTTGCTTCACCTGTTCTAAAGTGGAAAGTATGTGTTTCAGGACGCCACCGCTCAACTAATGAAGTGATCAAACTACGGTCGATAACAGACCTATTACATCTATAAACACCATACAATCCAGATAATTTAATCACTTCTAAAACTCGTGGATGGATAGGATATTTTTCTACGAGCTTGTAAAAACCTCCATCACTCTTTCTCGTATTAAGAGCCATATCAACACTTCCATCCCATATATCCCGTGACCTATGAGTGAGTTGTTCAGTTAATATAGATGGTTCAAGTGGCCCAGGATCCGACTTGTATGAACTACTACCAGCCATAAAAAAGGTACCTATACATAAGTAAATATTTTCactat containing:
- the LOC107853381 gene encoding protein MAIN-LIKE 2-like, with amino-acid sequence MAGSSSYKSDPGPLEPSILTEQLTHRSRDIWDGSVDMALNTRKSDGGFYKLVEKYPIHPRVLEVIKLSGLYGVYRCNRSVIDRSLITSLVERWRPETHTFHFRTGEATITLQDVDVLYGLPVNGAPVLGTETTRTIRDWQNIC